The DNA segment GAGTTCACAGCCGACGACGGGCCCGACGCCTTCCCCGGCGTCCCCTACACGCTGGTGTCGGGGCGGTACCTCACCTGGTACGGCCCCTCGCTCGTCGAAGCCCACCAGGCACTGTCGGCCGCCCTCACAACCGTCACAAGGGAAGTCCGGTCAGCACGGTGACCCGTTCCTCGGTGAGGTCGGCCATCGCGGCGGCGGGGCCTTCCCTGCCGACACCCGAGTCCTTGACCCCGCCGTAGGGCATCTGATCGGCGCGGTAACTCGGTACGTCGCCGACGACGACACCGCCGACCTCCAGCGTCGCCGACGCCGCGAACGCCGTCGGGAGGTCGCGGGTGAACACCCCGGCCTGCAACCCGAACCTCGACGCGTTGACGAGCGAGAACGCGTCCTCGACGGAGTCGACAGGATTGACCGAAACGACGGGCCCGAACACCTCGTCGGCCATGACGGATACGTGTTCCGGCGCGTGCGTGAGCACCGTCGGCCGCACGGTCGCGCCGTCGCGCTCGCCGCCGAGCCGCAGGCTCGCGCCCTCGCTGACGGCGTCGGCCACCCACGACTCGACGCGCTCGGCCGCCGCCGTGTTGATCAGCGGCCCGACATCGGTGTGCGGGGAGCGCGGGTCGCCGGTGCCGAGCGCGGCGACCTTGGCGAGCACCTTCTCTGTCAGTTCCTCGTAGACGTGGCTGTGCGCGTAGACGCGTTGCACCGAAACGCACGACTGCCCCGCCTGATACATCGCGAACGTCGCGATGCGGTCGGCCGCCATGTCCAGATCAGTCCAATCAGGACACACGACGACCGAGGCGTTGCCTCCCAGTTCGAGCGTGACGTGCTTGCGGGGCACGGCATCCCGGATTCCCCAGCCGACCGGCACCGAACCGGTGAACGACACGACCGGCAACCGGGGATCGGCGGCGAGCGCCGCCGCGTGCTCGTTACCGACCGGCAGCACCGACCAGCTTCCCTCAGGCAATTGGGTCTCGGCGAGCACTTCACCAAGCAGCAACGCGGTGAGCGGGGTGGCCGGCGCGGGTTTGAGCACGATCGGCGCGCCGACGGCGATCGCGGGCGCGACCTTGTGGGCGACCAGGTTCAGCGGGAAGTTGAACGGAGTGATGCCGAGTACCGGCCCTCTGGGGACCCGGCGGACGAGCGCGAGCCGCCCCCGCGAACCGGCGTCGGTGTCGAGCCGTTGCAGTTCACCGGCGAACCGGCGCGTCTCCTCCGCCGACCAGCGGAACGTCGAGGCCGCCCTGCCCACCTCGGCACGCGCCCACTTGAGCGGCTTGCCCGATTCCGAGGTGATGAGCGAGGCGAACTCCTCGGCTCGCTCCGTGATGGCGCGCGCGACGTGGTCGAGCGCGTCGGCCCTGACGTGTGCCGGTGCCGCGGCGGTCTCGGCGCGGGCGTCGTGCGCGGCCGCGACGGCCTGCTCGATGTCGCGCGCGGTGGGGACGTAGTGGCCGCCCGCCTCGCCGCCGTCGTAGGGGTGACGGACGACAGCGGTGTCGCCGCTCTTCACCGGGCTGCCCGCGATCCAGAAGGGGGTACTCACCGGCTGGTCTCCTCGCGGATCGCGTCTTCGAGCACGTCGAGTCCTTCTCTGAGCAGTTCGGGCGGAAGGGTCAACGGCGGCAGCAGCCGCACCACGTTGCCGTAGGTTCCGCAGGTCAGCACGACGACACCGGCCGCGTGGCAGGCAGCGGCGATCCGTGAGGTGATCGCGGCGTCGGGTTCGGTCGTTCCCGGTTTCACGAACTCGATCGCGATCATGGCGCCCCTGCCTCGCACGTCGCCGATGGCCCCAGTCGTCGCCGCCAGCTCGCGCAGCGACGCGATCGCGGTCTCGCCGATCCGCTTTGCCGCGCCCGCGAGGTCGCCCTCGCGCATCGTCTCGATGGCGCCGAGCGCCGCCGCGCAGGAAACCGGGTTGCCGCCGTAGGTGCCGCCGAGGCCACCGGCGTGCACGGAGTCGAGCAGTTCCGCCTTGCCGGTGACGGCGGCGAGCGGCAGTCCGCCCGCGATGCCCTTCGCCGTCGCGATCAGGTCGGGAACGACCCCCTCGTGGTCGCACGCGAACCACTCGCCCGTGCGGCAGAATCCGGTCTGCACCTCGTCGGCGACGAACACGACACCATTGGCCGCGCACCAGCGCGACAGCGCGGGCAGGAAACCGGGCGCGGGTTCGATGAATCCGCCCTCTCCCTGGATGGGCTCGACGACGACGGCGGCAACGGCGTCAGCGCCGATCTGCTTCTCGACCCTGTCGATCGCCTCCGCCGCGGCCTGCTCGCCGGTGCGGCCCTCGGCATCCCGGAACGGGTACGAGCCGGCCACGCGGTAGACCTCTGGGGCGAACGGCCCGAACCCGTGCTTGTAGGGCAGGGACTTCGCGGTCAGCGCCATGGTCAGGTTGGTACGCCCGTGGTAGGCGTGGTCGAACACCACGACGGCCTGCCGTCCGGTGGCGGTGCGGGCGATCTTGACCGCGTTCTCCACCGCCTCCGCGCCCGAGTTGAACAGCACCGACCGTTTCGCGTGGTCGCCTGGGGTCAGCGCGGCGAGTTCCTCACACACCCGCACGTACCCCTCGTACGGCGTGACCATGAAGCACGTGTGCGTGAAGAGACCCGCTTGTTCGCGCACGCCGTCGACGACGGCGGGGGCCGCGTGGCCGACGTTGGTGACCGCGATGCCGGAGCCCAGGTCGATCAGCGTGTTGCCGTCGGCGTCGGTGAGCAGACCGCCTTCGGCGGAGGTGATGTAGACCGGCAGCGTCGAGGTGAGCCCGGCCGCGACGG comes from the Prauserella marina genome and includes:
- a CDS encoding aldehyde dehydrogenase family protein; translation: MSTPFWIAGSPVKSGDTAVVRHPYDGGEAGGHYVPTARDIEQAVAAAHDARAETAAAPAHVRADALDHVARAITERAEEFASLITSESGKPLKWARAEVGRAASTFRWSAEETRRFAGELQRLDTDAGSRGRLALVRRVPRGPVLGITPFNFPLNLVAHKVAPAIAVGAPIVLKPAPATPLTALLLGEVLAETQLPEGSWSVLPVGNEHAAALAADPRLPVVSFTGSVPVGWGIRDAVPRKHVTLELGGNASVVVCPDWTDLDMAADRIATFAMYQAGQSCVSVQRVYAHSHVYEELTEKVLAKVAALGTGDPRSPHTDVGPLINTAAAERVESWVADAVSEGASLRLGGERDGATVRPTVLTHAPEHVSVMADEVFGPVVSVNPVDSVEDAFSLVNASRFGLQAGVFTRDLPTAFAASATLEVGGVVVGDVPSYRADQMPYGGVKDSGVGREGPAAAMADLTEERVTVLTGLPL
- the gabT gene encoding 4-aminobutyrate--2-oxoglutarate transaminase; protein product: MTATTHRRLRTEIPGPNSLALHQRRTDAVAAGLTSTLPVYITSAEGGLLTDADGNTLIDLGSGIAVTNVGHAAPAVVDGVREQAGLFTHTCFMVTPYEGYVRVCEELAALTPGDHAKRSVLFNSGAEAVENAVKIARTATGRQAVVVFDHAYHGRTNLTMALTAKSLPYKHGFGPFAPEVYRVAGSYPFRDAEGRTGEQAAAEAIDRVEKQIGADAVAAVVVEPIQGEGGFIEPAPGFLPALSRWCAANGVVFVADEVQTGFCRTGEWFACDHEGVVPDLIATAKGIAGGLPLAAVTGKAELLDSVHAGGLGGTYGGNPVSCAAALGAIETMREGDLAGAAKRIGETAIASLRELAATTGAIGDVRGRGAMIAIEFVKPGTTEPDAAITSRIAAACHAAGVVVLTCGTYGNVVRLLPPLTLPPELLREGLDVLEDAIREETSR